CGGGCCATGAGGGCGGCGCTCCTTCCGTATTGCGGAAGTTGGTTTCTGCGTGATGGAAGAGTGCAAGTGGAACGCGGTCCTTGTCAAGGGGCACCCGCCAGGTGGACGTCGCCGCGCGCGGCGTTACCGTGAGCCCATGGAGCGATTGAGGGTCGAGTTCACGACCGAACCGTTCGACCTCGACGAGGCGCCCGCGCACGCGGTCGTGGCGCGTGAGGTCATCCAGGGCGCCCAGCTGGACGCCGTCGACGTGGGGCCGTTCGGCAACACCGCCGAGGGCCGCCCCGAGGCGGTGCTCGCCGCCGTGGACGCCCTGCTGCGCCGCTCCCTGGAGGCCGGGGCGACCCGGGTCTCGCTCCAGGTGAACGTCATCGGGAAGGGCGAGCGGTGACCGCGCCGGGCGACCACCCGCTGGTCACCGCCGTGAAGCCGCTCGTCGACGCCATGGGCGGCCGGGTGCTGGCGCCCGCGGAGGCGGGACCCGACGACGTCGTGCTCGCCTGGGAGGGCGAGGAGGTGATCGCCGTACGACTGCCCCAGCTCGCCGACTCGCTGGAGCACATCCTGGCCGCCCTGGAGCGGCGCCACGGGATGCCGCTGTCCGCGCTCGACCGCAAGGCCAAGCAGGAGGTCGTCCGCGGCCTGGAGGCGCGCGGCGCCTTCTCCGTGCGCCATGGCGTCGAGACGGTGGCCGGCGCGCTCGGCGTCAGCCGGTTCACCGTGTACAACTACCTGAACAGGGAGAACGGCACCAAGGGCAAGTAGAACACCGGCCGTCGTCCGGGTGTCCGGGCGACGGCTTTCGTGTCACAGGATTTTCAACAAAGTGTTGACGCGGCGTCGCCGCAGGGCGTTAGCTATCCGCAGCCCGTCCGACGACAGCGAAAAACAGCCACGGAGGCTCCCGTGACTTCGAGTACCTCGACACCGGGCCTCTCCCGGTTCAACACCTTCCCGGACGGCGACGCCCTCGCCGCCCTGCACGAGGTGTGCGCCAGCTCGACGTGGGGGTCCAAGCTCCTCGCCCAGCGCCCCTACGCCACCGCCGAGGACCTCTTCCGCGCCAGCGACGCCGCCACGGCGGAGCTGACCGCCGAGGACCTGGCCGAGGCCATGGCGGGGCACCCCCCGATCGGCCGGCCCAAGCCCGGCGACCCCACCTCCGCCCGCGAGCAGCGCGGCATGGCCGGGGCCTCCGAGGAGCTCAGGGCCGAGATGCTCGAACTGAACCTGGCCTACCAGGAGAGGTTCGGCCACGTCTTCCTCATCTGCGCCACCGGCCGGACCGGCGAGCAGATGCGCGACGCCGTCCGCGAGCGGATCGCGCACACGCCCGAGCGCGAACGGGAGATCGTCCGCGTCGAACTGGGGAAGATCAACAGGATCCGGCTCAACCGTCTGGTGGAGGAAGGCCCCGCATGAGTACCGACACGACCGCATCGGTGTCCACGCACGTCCTGGACACCAGCGCCGGCCGCCCCGCCGAGGGCGTCGCCGTCTCCCTCGCGGCCCGCGCCGGCCGCGCCGCGGAGTGGGTGGCGCTCGGCGGCTCCGTGACCGACGCGGACGGGCGGTGCAAGGACCTCCCGGCCCTGCCGGAAGGCACGACCCACGTACGCCTGGACTTCGAGACCGAGGCGTACTTCGCCAAGAAGCAAGCCGAGGCACAGCAGGACGCCCCCGCGACACGGGACAGCGGCGTGTTCTTCCCCGAGGTGGCGATCACCTTCGCCGTCGTACCGGGCGAGCACTACCACGTACCGCTGCTGCTCAACCCGTTCGGCTACTCCGTTTACCGAGGGAGCTAGCAGCCACCATGCCCACGATTCTCGGCCAGAACCAGTACGGAAAAGCAGAGAACCGCGTCGTGAAGATCACGCGGGACGGCGCGACCCACCACATCAAGGACCTGAACGTCTCCGTCGCCCTCTCCGGCGACATGGACGACGTCCACTACTCCGGCTCCAACGCCCACGTGCTGCCGACCGACACCACCAAGAACACGGTGTACGCGTTCGCCAAGGAGCACGGCATCGAGTCCGCCGAGCAGTTCGGCATCCACCTGGCCCGCCACTTCGTGACCAGCCAGGAGC
This portion of the Streptomyces changanensis genome encodes:
- a CDS encoding helix-turn-helix domain-containing protein gives rise to the protein MTAPGDHPLVTAVKPLVDAMGGRVLAPAEAGPDDVVLAWEGEEVIAVRLPQLADSLEHILAALERRHGMPLSALDRKAKQEVVRGLEARGAFSVRHGVETVAGALGVSRFTVYNYLNRENGTKGK
- the uraD gene encoding 2-oxo-4-hydroxy-4-carboxy-5-ureidoimidazoline decarboxylase, translated to MTSSTSTPGLSRFNTFPDGDALAALHEVCASSTWGSKLLAQRPYATAEDLFRASDAATAELTAEDLAEAMAGHPPIGRPKPGDPTSAREQRGMAGASEELRAEMLELNLAYQERFGHVFLICATGRTGEQMRDAVRERIAHTPEREREIVRVELGKINRIRLNRLVEEGPA
- the uraH gene encoding hydroxyisourate hydrolase gives rise to the protein MSTDTTASVSTHVLDTSAGRPAEGVAVSLAARAGRAAEWVALGGSVTDADGRCKDLPALPEGTTHVRLDFETEAYFAKKQAEAQQDAPATRDSGVFFPEVAITFAVVPGEHYHVPLLLNPFGYSVYRGS